The following are encoded together in the Chaetodon auriga isolate fChaAug3 chromosome 4, fChaAug3.hap1, whole genome shotgun sequence genome:
- the grhprb gene encoding glyoxylate reductase/hydroxypyruvate reductase isoform X2 — MWCSRMALRRLQRIAVTPRNITGALTSSVQREMSSLPRVYVTRQIPPEGLKILRESGQVQFELWDSDDVPVPRKELLQRVKGVDGLLCVLTEKIDAELLDAAGPNLKVLSTMSVGFDHLSLEELKKRGIRVGYTPDVLTDSVAELTVALLLTTSRRLIEATHEAKTGGWGTWRTLWLCGYELANSTVGILGLGRIGVAIAERLAPFKVKKFIYTDVAPRPELASIINAEYVSLDELAKQSDFLTVCCALTPETKEICNKDLFSKMKNTSIFINTSRGGVVNQDHLYEALSTGQIAGAGLDVTVPEPLPTSHPLFTLKNCVILPHIASASYTTRNAMSALAANNLLLGLRGEPMIKGLQL; from the exons ATGTGGTGCAGTCGTATGGCACTGCGTCGGCTCCAGCGGATCGCCGTTACTCCTCGGAATATCACTGGAGCTCTAACAAGCAGTGTGCAGAGGGAAATGTCAAGCCTACCACGAGTCTATGTCACCCGACAGATCCCACCCGAGGGCCTGAAGATCCTCCGTGAATCTGGACA GGTGCAGTTTGAGCTGTGGGACTCAGATGACGTCCCCGTGCCCaggaaggagctgctgcagagggtcAAAGGTGTTGATGGTCTGCTCTGCGTGCTCACAGAGAAGATTGATGCAGAGTTGTTGGATGCTGCAG GTCCAAACCTGAAGGTCCTCAGTACCATGTCAGTAGGTTTTGACCATCTCTCTCTGGAGGAGCTCAAGAAAAG aggCATTCGTGTGGGTTACACCCCTGACGTTCTGACAGATTCTGTGGCTGAGCTGACGGTGgctctgctgctcacaactTCCAGGAGGCTGATCGAGGCCACACATGAAGCCAAGAC TGGTGGCTGGGGCACATGGAGAACTCTGTGGCTGTGTGGATATGAGCTGGCCAACAGCACTGTGGGTATCCTGGGCCTGGGGAGGATTG GTGTGGCTATCGCTGAGCGTCTGGCACCATTTAAAGTAAAGAAGTTCATCTACACAGATGTGGCCCCCAGGCCTGAGCTGGCCAGTATCATCAATGCAGAATATG TCTCTTTAGATGAGCTGGCAAAGCAGTCAGATTTCCTGACTGTGTGCTGTGCGCTAACACCGGAAACAAAGGAGATCTGCAACAAGGACCTGTTCTCCAAGATGAAAAATACCTCCATCTTCATCAACACAAGCCG aggGGGTGTGGTGAACCAGGACCACCTGTATGAGGCTCTGTCCACTGGGCAGATTGCTGGAGCTGGGTTGGATGTCACTGTTCCTGAGCCCCTGCCCACAAGTCACCCCCTCTTTACCCTCAAAAACTGCG TGATTCTCCCACACATCGCCAGCGCCTCCTATACGACCCGTAACGCCATGTCTGCCCTGGCAGCAAACAACCTCCTCCTGGGCCTGCGAGGTGAGCCGATGATCAAAGGACTCCAACTGTAA
- the grhprb gene encoding glyoxylate reductase/hydroxypyruvate reductase isoform X1, translating into MWCSRMALRRLQRIAVTPRNITGALTSSVQREMSSLPRVYVTRQIPPEGLKILRESGQVQFELWDSDDVPVPRKELLQRVKGVDGLLCVLTEKIDAELLDAAGPNLKVLSTMSVGFDHLSLEELKKSVCVCVCVFFCRGIRVGYTPDVLTDSVAELTVALLLTTSRRLIEATHEAKTGGWGTWRTLWLCGYELANSTVGILGLGRIGVAIAERLAPFKVKKFIYTDVAPRPELASIINAEYVSLDELAKQSDFLTVCCALTPETKEICNKDLFSKMKNTSIFINTSRGGVVNQDHLYEALSTGQIAGAGLDVTVPEPLPTSHPLFTLKNCVILPHIASASYTTRNAMSALAANNLLLGLRGEPMIKGLQL; encoded by the exons ATGTGGTGCAGTCGTATGGCACTGCGTCGGCTCCAGCGGATCGCCGTTACTCCTCGGAATATCACTGGAGCTCTAACAAGCAGTGTGCAGAGGGAAATGTCAAGCCTACCACGAGTCTATGTCACCCGACAGATCCCACCCGAGGGCCTGAAGATCCTCCGTGAATCTGGACA GGTGCAGTTTGAGCTGTGGGACTCAGATGACGTCCCCGTGCCCaggaaggagctgctgcagagggtcAAAGGTGTTGATGGTCTGCTCTGCGTGCTCACAGAGAAGATTGATGCAGAGTTGTTGGATGCTGCAG GTCCAAACCTGAAGGTCCTCAGTACCATGTCAGTAGGTTTTGACCATCTCTCTCTGGAGGAGCTCAAGAAAA gtgtgtgtgtgtgtgtgtgtgtgtttttctgcagaggCATTCGTGTGGGTTACACCCCTGACGTTCTGACAGATTCTGTGGCTGAGCTGACGGTGgctctgctgctcacaactTCCAGGAGGCTGATCGAGGCCACACATGAAGCCAAGAC TGGTGGCTGGGGCACATGGAGAACTCTGTGGCTGTGTGGATATGAGCTGGCCAACAGCACTGTGGGTATCCTGGGCCTGGGGAGGATTG GTGTGGCTATCGCTGAGCGTCTGGCACCATTTAAAGTAAAGAAGTTCATCTACACAGATGTGGCCCCCAGGCCTGAGCTGGCCAGTATCATCAATGCAGAATATG TCTCTTTAGATGAGCTGGCAAAGCAGTCAGATTTCCTGACTGTGTGCTGTGCGCTAACACCGGAAACAAAGGAGATCTGCAACAAGGACCTGTTCTCCAAGATGAAAAATACCTCCATCTTCATCAACACAAGCCG aggGGGTGTGGTGAACCAGGACCACCTGTATGAGGCTCTGTCCACTGGGCAGATTGCTGGAGCTGGGTTGGATGTCACTGTTCCTGAGCCCCTGCCCACAAGTCACCCCCTCTTTACCCTCAAAAACTGCG TGATTCTCCCACACATCGCCAGCGCCTCCTATACGACCCGTAACGCCATGTCTGCCCTGGCAGCAAACAACCTCCTCCTGGGCCTGCGAGGTGAGCCGATGATCAAAGGACTCCAACTGTAA
- the zbtb5 gene encoding zinc finger and BTB domain-containing protein 5, with protein sequence MDFPGHFEQIFQQLNYQRVHGQLCDCVIVVGSRHFKAHRSVLAACSTHFRALFTVAEGDASMNMIQLDSEVVTAEAFAALVDMMYTSTLMLGESNVMDILLAASHLHLNNVVKACKHYLTTRTLPMSPSSDRPTHHHAQQEQQRHRQQQQQQQQQQQQAVDLAVNPTLAANANLAANTATSKLQRSFLLQQLGLSLVSSALGGMEEDRVGSVAGRGVVEQRASFPIRRFHKRKPSLALGLSEERPRQRQRPSAPNMGLLGEGGVSAEREEGALLSPDSHKMGDESKLDAAITGLVGMSQDDPQMPSQSDSGHCEGEDLGRMQGGVSKEEDMEDQDHQDNRGGVKIKSGTEEEEVEEQKVVVKREPLSSPEPTDEISDVTSQAEGSDPAEPGGQEEEEKAELSPESSDRSFTSEPQPSSDSLLQPSSQLLLKSSMGGGGGVGGTFGCNNGLGGKPGFSISSFLSPKDFGSSGAGLVAGEDELPNTTTGDAVAHHFLLRQEAAGPSGSTSSSLLQSGPLGGDSRNSFGDSLQADSLFLRPLHDGLGNPRGSGGSGSGGPGGVDPFGLDFQRSSLGLHSLGRPSRGTGGGTASAMGYPGYRRIAPKMATGMGGEEGASDILQDAASSSSSLASPLLLNKNGGYEMNSGRPTSLPPQLTRASADVLSKCKKALSEHNVLVVEGARKYACKICCKTFLTLTDCKKHIRVHTGEKPYACLKCGKRFSQSSHLYKHSKTTCLRWQNTNMSNALL encoded by the exons ATGGATTTTCCTGGCCACTTTGAGCAGATCTTCCAGCAGCTCAACTATCAGCGTGTCCACGGTCAGCTGTGCGACTGCGTCATTGTGGTGGGCAGCAGACACTTCAAGGCCCACCGCTCAGTGCTGGCAGCCTGCAGCACCCACTTCAGAGCCCTGTTTACTGTTGCGGAGGGAGATGCCAGCATGAACATGATCCAGCTGGACAGCGAG GTGGTCACAGCTGAAGCTTTTGCTGCTCTGGTGGACATGATGTACACCTCCACACTGATGCTGGGGGAGAGCAACGTCATGGACATCCTCCTTGCAGCCTCACATCTGCACCTCAACAATGTAGTCAAGGCCTGCAAACACTACCTGACCACACGCACCCTGCCCATGTCCCCCTCATCCGACAGACCCACCCATCACCACgctcagcaggagcagcagaggcacaggcagcagcagcaacagcagcagcagcagcagcagcaagcagtGGATTTAGCAGTGAACCCTACCCtagcagctaatgctaacctCGCAGCAAACACTGCCACGTCAAAGTTGCAGCGctccttcctcctgcagcagctggggtTGAGCTTGGTGAGCTCAGCTTTGGGtgggatggaggaggacagggttGGAAGTGTAGCTGGCAGAGGAGTAGTCGAACAGAGAGCCTCCTTCCCAATCCGGCGCTTCCACAAACGTAAGCCCTCTCTGGCCCTGGGCCTGTCAGAGGAGAGACCCAGGCAGAGGCAGCGTCCCTCTGCCCCAAACATGGGCCTGTTAGGAGAAGGAGGGGTGAGCGCAGAGCGAGAGGAAGGAGCCCTACTTTCCCCAGACTCCCACAAGATGGGAGATGAGTCCAAATTGGATGCTGCAATCACTGGCCTAGTAGGGATGTCTCAAGATGATCCTCAGATGCCCAGCCAGTCGGACAGTGGACATTGTGAGGGGGAGGACTTGGGGAGAATGCAGGGAGGGGTGAGCAAGGAGGAGGACATGGAAGACCAGGACCACCAGGACAACAGAGGGGGGGTGAAGATCAAGTCagggacagaagaggaggaggtcgAAGAGCAGAAG GTGGTGGTTAAACGAGAGCCGTTGAGTTCGCCTGAGCCGACTGATGAAATCAGCGATGTGACGTCGCAGGCTGAAGGCAGCGACCCGGCTGAGCCCGGaggccaggaggaggaggagaaggcggAGCTGAGCCCAGAGAGCAGTGACCGCAGCTTCACCTCCGAACCCCAACCCAGCTCTGACTCTCTGCTGCAGCCCAGCTCGCAGCTTCTCCTCAAGAGCAGCATGGGAGGAGGTGGCGGAGTTGGAGGAACTTTTGGGTGTAATAATGGACTCGGGGGCAAACCCGGTTTTAGTATTTCCAGCTTCCTCAGCCCTAAGGATTTCGGAAGCAGTGGGGCAGGGTTGGTTGCTGGAGAGGATGAACTCCCCAACACAACCACAGGCGATGCAGTagcacatcacttcctgctcagacaggaagctgctgggCCATCTGGCTCTACCTCTTCCTCTCTACTGCAGTCAGGTCCACTCGGCGGTGACAGTCGCAACAGTTTTGGAGACAGCCTACAAGCTGATTCTCTATTCCTCCGCCCCCTCCATGATGGTTTAGGGAACCCTAGAGGAAGTGGGGGAAGTGGAAGTGGAGGGCCTGGAGGAGTAGATCCCTTTGGTTTGGACTTCCAGCGCTCTAGCCTGGGGCTTCACTCCCTGGGGCGACCCTCTCGAGGCACGGGAGGCGGGACTGCCTCTGCTATGGGTTATCCAGGTTACAGACGTATTGCTCCGAAAATGGCCACCGGCatgggaggggaggaaggagcaAGTGACATTCTGCAGGACgccgcctcttcctcctcaagCCTGGCAAGTCCTCTGCTTCTAAACAAGAATGGTGGGTATGAGATGAACAGTGGTAGGCCcacctctctcccccctcagcTGACCCGAGCTTCAGCCGACGTCCTGTCCAAGTGCAAGAAGGCCCTGTCGGAGCATAATGTGTTGGTGGTGGAGGGAGCTCGGAAGTATGCCTGTAAAATCTGCTGCAAAACCTTCCTCACCCTCACTGACTGTAAGAAACACATCCGagtccacacaggagagaaaccctACGCATGTCTCAAGTGTGGGAAGCGCTTCAGCCAGTCCTCCCACCTATACAAGCATTCCAAGACCACCTGCCTGCGCTGGCAGAACACTAACATGTCCAACGCGCTACTGTAG
- the uba6 gene encoding ubiquitin-like modifier-activating enzyme 6, which yields MAADSMEIDDSLYSRQRYVLGDSAMHQMAQSSVFLSGMGGLGIEIAKNIVLAGVKAVTLHDTKQCETWDLGSNFFIHSEDVLSQRRRVEAVCPRVTELNPYVHVDMSSSALDENTDLSFLRKYQCVILTEARLSLQKRVNEFCHSQQPPIRFIGCDAYGICVRVFCDFGEAFEVSDPTGEEPKEIFIQTITQDNPGVVTCMENQPHGLQTGQNVVFREVNGMVELNGTVRQVSVLSPHSFAIGDTSQLQPYAHGGFFVLVKTPKTYRFETMERQLCDPQVLTPDFSKPEAPLQIHAAMLALDAFQEQLSRLPNIGCLQDAEVLLKLTEEVNATLRNKASVNTELVRCLSRTARGTLPALAAAVGGLASQEVLKAITGKFAPLQQWFYLDAIEVVRPLQSVPAEEFFPRGDRYDGLRACIGESMCLQLHKLRVFMVGCGAIGCEMLKNFALLGVGLAKNSGEVCITDPDLIEKSNLNRQFLFRPHHIQKPKSTTAAEATRDINPDLQVDAHLNKVCPATESIYSDSFYSRLNLVVTALDNVEARRYVDSRCVSNQRALLDSGTMGTKGHTEIIVPNLTESYNSHRDPPEEEIPFCTLKSFPSVIEHTIQWARDKFENAFVHKPSMYNSFWQTHPSAEVVLQRMQAGESLEGSFQVIKLLSRRPSQWEQCIAIARLKFEKYFKRKALQLLHSFPLDTRLKDGSLFWQSPKRTPAPLDFDLKDSLHFTFIVSTARLFAEIYNIPYSEKDVSEEAVTRILSDVNIPEYSPSEKCIETDETARKPDQIKMPLSSEEEREAITQLEQAIATDSVTTERLRLSPLQFEKDDDSNGHMDFVASASALRARMYSIEPADRLKTKRIAGKIIPAIATATAAVAGLVALELIKVVGAYEFESYKNCFFNLAIPVVVLTEPAVVKRTPIRDDIYFSIWDCWTIFGHEDFTLSDFMNAVREKYGIEPTMVVHGVKMLYVPVMPGHSKRLKLTMQKLIKPSVDRRYVDLTVSFAPEADGDDDLPGPPVRYYFSRSGEMP from the exons atggctgcagactcgaTGGAGATTGACGACTCTCTGTACAG ccGCCAGCGATATGTGCTGGGAGACAGTGCTATGCACCAGATGGCTCAGTCCTCAGTCTTTCTCAGTGGAATGGGAGGGCTGGGGATTGAGATAG CAAAGAATATTGTCCTGGCTGGTGTGAAG gcagtcACGCTTCATGACACAAAGCAGTGTGAGACCTGGGATCTTGGCTCCAACTTCTTTATCCACAGTGAGGATGTGttgagccagaggaggag AGTGGAGGCAGTGTGCCCTCGGGTCACAGAGTTGAACCCTTATGTCCATGTTGACATGTCTTCCTCTGCGCTGGACGAGAACACTGATCTCAGCTTTCTCAGAAAGTACCAG tgtGTGATTCTGACTGAAGCCAGACTGAGCCTAcagaagagagtgaatgagtTCTGTCACTCACAACAACCCCCCATCAGA TTCATTGGCTGTGATGCATATGGCATCTGTGTGCGGGTGTTTTGTGATTTCGGAGAGGCGTTTGAGGTGTCAGATCCCACAGGAGAGGAGCCCAAGGAGATATTCATCCAAACAATCACTCAG GACAATCCTGGGGTGGTGACCTGCATGGAAAACCAACCGCATGGCCTACAAACAGGCCAGAACGTTGTCTTCAGAGAGGTCAATGGCATGGTGGAGCTCAACGGCACTGTGCGACAGGTTTCAG TCCTCTCCCCACACAGTTTTGCAATAGGAGACACATCCCAACTACAACCATATGCACATGGAGGTTTCTTTGTCCTGGTGAAAACCCCAAAGACATACAGATTT GAGACAATGGAGAGGCAGCTGTGTGATCCACAGGTCCTGACTCCAGACTTCAGTAAACCAGAG GCCCCACTACAGATCCATGCAGCCATGCTGGCTCTGGATGCCTTCCAGGAGCAGCTCAGTAGACTTCCCAACATTGG GTGTTTACAGGATGCTGAGGTTTTACTGAAGCTAACTGAAGAAGTGAATGCAACTCTCAGGAAcaaa GCTTCTGTGAACACTGAGTTGGTACGCTGTTTGTCGAGAACAGCAAGGGGGACTCTTCCTGCGTTAGCGGCAGCCGTAGGAGGTCTTGCCAGCCAGGAAGTTCTTAAGGCCATCACAGGGAAGTTTGCACCACTGCAGCAATGG TTTTATCTTGATGCCATTGAGGTAGTCAGGCCACTTCAGTCTGTTCCTGCTGAGGAGTTTTTCCCAAGGGGTGATCGGTATGATGGACTACGAGCTTGCATCGGTGAATCAATGTGTCTGCAACTGCACAAGCTCAGGGTCTTCATG GTGGGCTGTGGTGCCATTGGCTGTGAGATGCTGAAAAACTTTGCCCTGCTTGGAGTGGGGTTAGCCAAGAACTCAGGGGAG GTATGCATCACAGACCCAGACCTTATAGAAAAGTCCAACCTCAATCGTCAGTTTCTCTTCAGACCACATCATATACAG AAACCGAAGAgtaccacagcagcagaagccaCTCGCGATATCAACCCCGACCTGCAGGTGGATGCTCACCTCAACAAGGTGTGTCCGGCTACTGAGAGCATCTACAGCGACTCCTTCTACTCTCGCCTAAACCTCGTGGTCACCGCGCTGGACAACGTGGAGGCTCGGAGATACGTAGACAG cCGCTGTGTATCCAATCAGAGAGCTCTCCTGGACTCTGGCACCATGGGAACTAAAGGACACACAGAAATCATTGTGCCAAATTTGACAGAGTCCTACAATAGCcat AGGGACCCCCCAGAAGAGGAGATCCCATTCTGCACTCTCAAGTCTTTCCCTTCTGTCATAGAGCACACCATTCAATGGGCTCGAGACAAG TTTGAGAATGCGTTTGTCCACAAGCCCTCCATGTACAACTCATTCTGGCAGACCCACCCTTCGGCTGAAGTGGTGTTACAG aggatGCAGGCGGGGGAAAGTCTGGAGGGGTCATTCCAGGTCATTAAGCTGCTGAGCAGACGGCCTAGCCAATGGGAGCAGTGCATTGCTATTGCCCGTCTGAAATTTGAAAAGTATTTCAAGAGAAAG gCCCTACAACTCTTGCACTCTTTCCCCCTGGATACAAGGTTAAAAGACGGAA GTTTGTTTTGGCAGTCCCCAAAAAGAACTCCAGCACCTTTGGATTTTGACTTGAAAGACTCTTT GCACTTCACCTTCATCGTCAGCACTGCCCGGCTCTTCGCAGAGATATATAACATCCCTTACTCAGAAAAG GATGTCTCTGAAGAGGCGGTGACCAGGATCCTGTCAGATGTCAATATTCCTGAATACAGCCCTTCAGAGAAA TGTATAGAGACCGATGAGACGGCAAGGAAGCCCGATCAGATAAAGATGCCTCTAagcagtgaagaggagagggaggccatCACACAGCTGGAACAAGCCATCGCTACTGACAGTGTCACAACAG AGAGGTTACGCTTGAGTCCACTGCAGTTCGAAAAGGACGACGACAGCAACGGCCACATGGACTTTGTCGCATCGGCATCTGCTCTCAGAGCCAGGATGTACTCCATCGAACCAGCTGACAGACTCAAGACCAAACGCATCGCTGGCAAGATCATCCCCGCTATTGCCACAGcaacagctgctgtggctggcTTG GTGGCCCTCGAATTGATCAAGGTGGTTGGAGCCTACGAGTTTGAATCGTACAAAAACTGCTTCTTTAATTTGGCCATCCCTGTCGTGGTGCTTACTGAGCCTGCTGTCGTTAAAAGGACGCCCATCAG GGACGATATCTACTTCTCCATCTGGGACTGTTGGACTATCTTTGGCCACGAGGACTTCACTCTTTCTGACTTCATGAATGCAGTGAGG GAAAAGTATGGAATCGAGCCAACTATGGTCGTCCATGGTGTGAAGATGCTCTATGTGCCTGTGATGCCTGGACACTCAAAAAGACTCAAACTGAC GATGCAGAAGCTGATCAAGCCATCAGTGGACCGCCGCTACGTCGACCTCACGGTGTCATTTGCTCCAGAGGCAGACGGAGACGATGACCTCCCCGGTCCCCCAGTCAGGTACTACTTCAGCCGCAGTGGAGAGATGCCCTGA